TAATAAAACAATAATAATTGGAAATACACTATGACCAATTAATACGAAAATAGGAGCAGGGCAAGCTCCTGCTAATGCCCATCCTAAACCAAAAATAGTTCCGCCAATAAGAGTTCTTATAAATCCTTTTTTCTTTTCTTTTATATTGATTTGATTACCGAGATAATCTTTAATTGTACCTTTTTTGAATAAATACATAAAAATCATAGAAATAGCAACTGCCGAACCTATAATTCCGTACATATGAAAGGATTGAAACTTAAACATTTCGTAGATTCTGTACCGTGAAATTGCTTCGGATTTGGTCATTATAATTCCGAAGAAAATACCGATTATTAAAAATTTTATGTTTTTCATATTATCCGAAAATTAAAGGGAAAAAAATCCAAGTCATTAATAATCCTCCTATAAAAAAACCAATTACGGCAATTAAAGAAGGTAGTTGTAAATTGCTTAAACCAGCAATTGCATGTCCTGAGGTACATCCGCCAGCGTATCTAGTACCGAAACCAATTAAAATTCCTGCAATTAATAAAATTGAGAATCCTTTTATAGTAAGCATATTTTCAATGCTGAAAATTTCAGAAGGAACAAAAGAATTTCCTGCATTTTCAAAACCTAAATCTGCTAATTCTTGTACTGTTTTAGGGTTTAATTGTATTGTTTTTGTTGCTGATAAATAATTAATGGCTATGAATCCGCCAATAATTAATCCAACTAAAAAAATAAGTGCCCAATCACGTTCTTTCCAGTCTTTTTTAAAATAATCAGAAATTTTTCCCGCACCAGCAATAGTACAAATGGTTTCTAAATTTCTAGATACTCCAAAGCTTTTTCCGAAGTAAAAGAACAAAAATAGTACAAAAGCAATTAAAGGACCAGAAATATACCATGTCCAAGGTTGTAAAATAATATCCATTATAAGGTTTTTTTAATGTAATCCATTATTGTTTTGGTAGCACCTGTATTTTCAGAAATATATTTTTGGTTGATGCTTCCT
The Tenacibaculum pacificus DNA segment above includes these coding regions:
- a CDS encoding YeeE/YedE family protein, which encodes MDIILQPWTWYISGPLIAFVLFLFFYFGKSFGVSRNLETICTIAGAGKISDYFKKDWKERDWALIFLVGLIIGGFIAINYLSATKTIQLNPKTVQELADLGFENAGNSFVPSEIFSIENMLTIKGFSILLIAGILIGFGTRYAGGCTSGHAIAGLSNLQLPSLIAVIGFFIGGLLMTWIFFPLIFG
- a CDS encoding DUF6691 family protein, yielding MKNIKFLIIGIFFGIIMTKSEAISRYRIYEMFKFQSFHMYGIIGSAVAISMIFMYLFKKGTIKDYLGNQINIKEKKKGFIRTLIGGTIFGLGWALAGACPAPIFVLIGHSVFPIIIVLLGAILGAFIYGLLSKKLPN